In Pseudopipra pipra isolate bDixPip1 chromosome 5, bDixPip1.hap1, whole genome shotgun sequence, the following proteins share a genomic window:
- the LOC135415056 gene encoding basic proline-rich protein-like: MAAPPAPPRRPELRHSPAQAPSPLPASPSLPPRARGVRDPLRRSPRGHRFAPALSPHAPTCGCLRPLPSSPPGSEALNIPAAAPPVSRSGAASSSAALPAFSPPRPPRSASCFLHTHLEMRMEKKGDRGVIAAIPAPFGIPTYQRGRTTRRSPVLTPPPPPRAVTWLLPPCRDARTPPPHQPCRDSAPRTCRVPRPAVSYRGCGQRGARLSLDSPCPREAARCRRCPRCAGAPRVRSGGSGGEGAAGAGMELGWRRDGGANLPPPQAPRPPFSPPPSGPPPAACVYLKFEFYLRNMSWNADMEGGRARTRPALRGDTAGTPRTHPPSASPPRTPRPAPPAPVPPVTYLRHWLSFSSFSSSSSSPPRGKVPPAAPSAGRTPRSRRAETGAAGAGGSGGTTAYPAASPGSPTASLPSSPRCCFVISCPSCDTRRPLYGNLKGTSTSAAGPAGTPGGLRAPAVPACPPCAPRLPSPGGCALRSYALCLKLMLVPVSLGRGPELPGHPGPILQ, from the exons ATGGCGGCACCGCCGGcacccccgcgccgccccgaGCTGCGCCACTCGCCAGCCCAAGCCCCGTCCCCGCTCCCCGCTTCACCCTCACTCCCGCCGCGAGCCCGCGGGGTGCGCGACCCGCTCCGGCGCTCCCCTCGCGGCCACCGCTTCGCCCCCGCTCTCTCCCCTCACGCACCCACCTGTGGGTGCCTTCGGCCGCTTCCATCATCACCCCCCGGGAGCGAAGCGCTAAATATCCCCGCGGCGGCACCGCCTGTGTCACGGAGCGGGGCTGCGAGCAGCAGTGCGGCCCTCCCCGCCTtctcccccccccgcccgccccgctccgcaTCTTGTTTTCTCCATACGCACTTGGAAATGCGTATGGAGAAAAAGGGGGATCGGGGGGTGATCGCTGCTATTCCCGCTCCATTCGGGATACCCACGTACCAACGAGGAAGAACAACGCGGCGCAGCCCCGTcctaaccccccccccccccccccgcgctGTCACTTGGCTCCTTCCCCCATGTCGCGACGCGcgtaccccccccccccaccagcCATGTCGCGACAGCGCCCCGCGCACCTGCCGCGTCCCCCGACCCGCCGTGTCCTACCGGGGGTGCGGGCAAAGGGGCGCTCGGCTCTCCCTCGATTCTCCCTGCCCGCGGGAGGCAGCGCGGTGCCGGCGCTGCCCCAGGtgcgcgggggctccgcgggtGCGGAgcggggggagcggcggggagggggcggcgggagccgggatggagctgggatggagacGGGATGGAGGAGCGaacctccctcccccccaaGCTCCCCGCCCccctttctccccccccccctccggTCCCCCCCCCGCCGCTTGTGTTTACCTCAAGTTTGAATTTTATCTGCGCAACATGAGCTGGAATGCGGACATGGAGGGCGGGAGGGCGCGCACACGCCCGGCGCTCCGCGGGGACACCGCGGGCACCCCGCGCACACACCCCCCCTCCGCATCCCCTCCCCGCACAccgcgccccgcgccccccgccccggtcCCGCCGGTAACTTACCTCCGCCACTggctctccttctcctccttctcctcctcctcgtcgTCCCCTCCCCGGGGGAAGGTGCCGCCCGCAGCCCCATCAGCGGGGCGGACACCGCGCTCCCGGCGCGCCGAGACAGGTGCAGCCGGGGCGGGCGGGTCGGGGGGCACCACCGCCTaccccgccgcctccccgggCTCCCCCActgcttccctcccttcctccccacgATGTTGTTTCGTTATATCATGTCCATCATGTGACACCCGGAGGCCTCTCTATGGAAACTTAAAGGGGACTTCCACGTCCGCCGCCGGACCCGCCGGTACCCCCGGGGGGCTGCGAGCCCCGGCGGTGCCCGCCTGCCCTCCCTGCGCTCCCCGCCTGCCCTCCCCGGGGGGCTGCGCTCTCCGCTCCTACGCCCTCTGCTTAAA GTTGATGCTGGTGCCTGTTAGCCTCGGGAGGGGACCGGAGCTGCCCGGCCATCCAGGCCCAATCCTGCAATGA